A genomic window from Acipenser ruthenus unplaced genomic scaffold, fAciRut3.2 maternal haplotype, whole genome shotgun sequence includes:
- the LOC131732021 gene encoding uncharacterized protein LOC131732021: MLDEKCTMSWQYLHFSSGSHASSNQGPLSRIQDFCSIGKESPNYLDHVSEQVDKYRGQTVSLEKPAGYPMRIGGLDDTIYAEMEDELEAWEDFYLPERVEMRVVGAIDMFPSLAVGLQLIILAGKDGNIYAYENEVLHQVADSLQDLFQKGIEFPGTKVYNYGECFAPMTEEEYDELMEDEEVKKMKEETREFIKSNEAEFLSILARIEEKENAEKVASNEVVPCKENAEKVVSNEVVPCKENAEKVVSNEVVPCKENAEKVVSNEVVPCKENAEKVVSNEVVPSNHHRPKHVVVQMWKHADELVIFHLNDADYEILCKLFQLLRLTRKERKSNGNCRRFLLHFRALPCVHKLCS; this comes from the exons CAACCAGGGTCCCTTATCCAGGATCCAGGATTTCTGCAGCATTGGTAAAG AGTCACCCAACTACCTTGACCATGTATCAGAACAAGTGGACAAATACAGGGGGCAGACTGTGTCTCTGGAGAAGCCAGCAGGGTATCCAATGAGAATTGGGGGGCTAGATGACACAATCTATGCAGAAATGGAGGATGAGCTTGAAGCATGGGAAGATTTCTACCTTCCTGAAAGAGTAGAGATGAGAGTTGTCGGTGCCATTGATATGTTCCCGAGTCTGGCGGTGGGGCTGCAGCTGATCATTCTGGCAGGCAAAGATGGCAACATCTATGCTTATGAAAATGAGGTGTTGCACCAAGTGGCTGACAGCTTGCAGGACCTCTTCCAAAAGGGAATTGAGTTTCCTGGAACCAAAGTCTACAACTATGGGGAATGTTTTGCTCCTATG acagAAGAAGAATATGATGAATTAATGGAGGATGAAGaagtaaagaaaatgaaagagGAGACCAGGGAATTCATCAAAAGCAACGAAGCAGAATTTCTGAGCATACTGGCCCGCATTGAAGAAAAAGAGAATGCAGAAAAGGTTGCGTCCAATGAAGTTGTGCCTTGTAAAGAGAATGCAGAAAAGGTTGTGTCCAATGAAGTTGTGCCTTGTAAAGAGAATGCAGAAAAGGTTGTGTCCAATGAAGTTGTGCCTTGTAAAGAGAATGCAGAAAAGGTTGTGTCCAATGAAGTTGTGCCTTGTAAAGAGAATGCAGAAAAGGTTGTGTCCAATGAAGTTGTGCCTTCTAACCACCACCGCCCCAAGCATGTTGTAGTTCAGATGTGGAAGCATGCAGATGAATTGGTcatatttcatttaaatgatGCCGATTATGAGATATTGTGCAAGCTCTTCCAGCTACTAAGGCTGACACGTAAAGAGCGGAAAAGTAATGGGAATTGTAGAAGATTCCTGCTCCATTTCAGAGCTCTTCCATGTGTGCATAAACTCTGTTCTTGA